In Piliocolobus tephrosceles isolate RC106 chromosome 5, ASM277652v3, whole genome shotgun sequence, a single genomic region encodes these proteins:
- the LOC111541077 gene encoding histone H2B type 1, translated as MPEPAKSAPAPKKGSKKAVTKAQKKDGKKRKRSRKESYSVYVYKVLKQVHPDTGISSKAMGIMNSFVNDIFERIAGEASRLAHYNKRSTITSREIQTAVRLLLPGELAKHAVSEGTKAVTKYTSSK; from the coding sequence ATGCCTGAGCCAGCTAAATCCGCTCCGGCCCCAAAGAAGGGCTCCAAAAAGGCCGTGACCAAGGCGCAGAAGAAGGACGGCAAGAAGCGCAAGCGCAGCCGAAAGGAGAGCTACTCCGTATACGTGTACAAAGTGCTGAAACAGGTCCACCCCGACACCGGCATCTCCTCCAAAGCCATGGGGATCATGAATTCCTTTGTCAACGACATCTTCGAGCGCATCGCCGGCGAGGCTTCCCGCCTGGCGCATTACAACAAGCGCTCCACCATCACCTCCAGGGAGATCCAGACGGCCGTGCGCCTGCTGCTTCCCGGGGAGCTGGCCAAGCACGCGGTGTCGGAGGGCACCAAGGCCGTCACCAAGTACACGAGCTCCAAGTAA